The Chitinophaga sp. H8 genome contains a region encoding:
- the lepB gene encoding signal peptidase I, with protein sequence MNLAFWKKDKDGNQPKKKKSVLREWLDAGIFAIIAATLIRTFIFEAYTIPTPSMEKTLLVNDFLFVSKISYGPRIPNTPLAIPFTHHTMPLTQYSKAYSEAVHWPYKRLPGFTEVKRNDVVVFNFPEGDTVALEHQEQSYYALVRNYGRDAVWSQFQVTSRPVDKRENYIKRCVAESGDTLSIVNGVVFVNGKQAPIPPESERNYLVKTNGDPLNPSRLEELDINPSPEGSDGERFKYNLTPANVESLKSFPVIQSIEPYVNPEQAIMDVFPHDTANYKWTESNFGPLYIPKKGATVKLNDANIAIYDRIIRVYEENTLEKKNGQFVINGKPTDSYTFKMNYYWMMGDNRDNSLDSRFWGFVPEDHVVGKAWLIWMSYGKGSIRWSRLFKSIK encoded by the coding sequence ATGAACCTGGCATTTTGGAAAAAGGATAAAGATGGTAATCAACCGAAGAAGAAGAAATCTGTCTTACGTGAGTGGCTGGATGCCGGTATATTTGCCATTATCGCGGCTACATTGATCCGGACCTTTATCTTTGAGGCGTATACGATTCCAACTCCTTCCATGGAAAAAACCTTACTGGTAAATGATTTCCTGTTTGTGAGCAAAATCAGTTACGGGCCACGTATCCCTAATACTCCGCTGGCCATTCCATTTACACATCATACCATGCCATTAACGCAATACAGTAAAGCCTATTCCGAAGCGGTACACTGGCCTTACAAGCGTTTGCCCGGCTTTACGGAAGTGAAACGTAATGATGTGGTGGTATTTAACTTCCCCGAAGGTGATACCGTAGCGTTGGAACATCAGGAGCAAAGTTATTATGCACTGGTACGTAATTATGGCAGGGATGCTGTTTGGAGTCAGTTTCAGGTTACTTCCCGTCCGGTAGATAAACGGGAAAACTATATTAAACGCTGTGTGGCTGAATCCGGAGATACCCTGTCCATTGTAAACGGAGTGGTATTTGTAAATGGTAAACAGGCCCCCATTCCACCTGAAAGTGAGCGGAATTACCTGGTAAAAACCAATGGGGATCCATTGAATCCTTCCCGTCTGGAAGAGCTGGACATCAACCCAAGTCCGGAAGGATCTGATGGAGAGCGGTTTAAATACAATCTGACACCTGCCAATGTGGAAAGCCTGAAATCTTTCCCGGTGATCCAGAGCATAGAACCTTATGTAAATCCGGAACAAGCCATCATGGATGTGTTTCCGCATGATACTGCTAATTACAAATGGACAGAAAGCAATTTCGGACCACTGTACATTCCTAAAAAAGGAGCTACCGTGAAGCTGAACGATGCCAATATTGCAATCTATGATCGTATTATCCGGGTGTATGAAGAAAATACCCTGGAAAAGAAAAACGGGCAGTTTGTAATTAATGGCAAGCCTACCGACAGCTATACCTTTAAGATGAATTATTACTGGATGATGGGGGATAACCGGGATAATTCCCTGGATTCCCGCTTCTGGGGATTTGTACCGGAAGATCATGTGGTAGGAAAGGCCTGGCTTATCTGGATGAGCTATGGTAAGGGCAGTATCCGCTGGAGCCGCCTGTTTAAGTCTATTAAATAA
- the cysM gene encoding cysteine synthase CysM, producing MSSILDLVGNTPMVALQHTSANPQVTIYAKLEGTNPGGSVKDRAAYGMIKGALDRGEIKPGIKLIEATSGNTGIALAMIAGLFGVEIELVMPEDATQERVLTMEAYGAKVILTPKEGSMEGSIDYANAQVAKGGYLMLNQFANPDNYKMHYRTTGPEIWRDTNGTVTHFVSAMGTTGTIMGVSRYLKEQNPDVQIVGCQPTDGSRIPGIRKWPEAYLPKIFEKERIDLTMDISEDEARAMTRRLAKEEGIFCGMSSGGAVAAAARLSKELSSGILVCIICDRGDRYLSSDLFS from the coding sequence ATGTCTTCTATTTTAGACCTGGTTGGAAATACCCCGATGGTGGCATTACAACATACTTCTGCAAATCCTCAGGTAACCATTTATGCCAAACTGGAAGGAACAAATCCCGGCGGCAGTGTAAAAGACCGCGCAGCATACGGTATGATCAAAGGCGCACTTGACAGGGGCGAAATAAAACCTGGTATTAAACTGATAGAAGCTACCAGCGGCAATACCGGCATTGCGCTGGCCATGATAGCCGGGCTTTTTGGTGTGGAAATTGAACTGGTGATGCCGGAGGATGCTACCCAGGAACGGGTACTTACCATGGAAGCTTATGGTGCTAAAGTAATCCTCACGCCTAAAGAAGGCTCTATGGAAGGCTCTATCGATTACGCTAATGCCCAGGTGGCCAAAGGCGGCTATCTGATGCTGAACCAGTTTGCCAACCCCGACAACTATAAAATGCACTACCGCACCACCGGCCCCGAAATCTGGCGGGACACCAACGGTACCGTTACCCACTTCGTGAGTGCGATGGGGACCACCGGTACCATCATGGGAGTATCCCGCTACCTGAAGGAACAAAATCCCGATGTCCAGATCGTTGGCTGCCAGCCTACGGATGGTTCCAGAATACCTGGTATCCGCAAATGGCCGGAAGCCTATCTCCCTAAAATTTTTGAAAAAGAACGTATAGACCTCACCATGGATATTTCTGAGGACGAAGCCCGGGCTATGACCCGCCGCCTGGCCAAAGAAGAAGGTATCTTCTGCGGTATGAGCAGCGGAGGCGCCGTAGCTGCTGCTGCCCGCCTGTCCAAAGAACTCTCCTCCGGGATACTGGTTTGCATCATCTGCGACCGCGGTGACAGGTATCTTTCGTCCGACTTATTTAGCTGA
- a CDS encoding alpha/beta hydrolase, whose amino-acid sequence MTRHLYLISGLGADERIFRNLKFPDNYQVHYLPWLAPIPNEPLRDYASRMAAGIQEGPVTLLGVSFGGVMSLEIAKLIPVAQVILLSSIKYTREKPPYYKWVKILGLHHLPDSILYSRRTLIVKRFLNIETEEELELVNEYLQKKDYGYLRWAVNTILHWENEEVPPNLVHIHGAKDFPFPIKLLTPTHIIPDGGHFMVLNRAEAINKILQQVLQDKDKEAP is encoded by the coding sequence ATGACCAGGCATTTGTACCTGATCAGTGGCCTGGGGGCGGATGAACGGATTTTCCGGAACCTGAAGTTCCCGGACAATTACCAGGTGCACTACCTGCCATGGCTGGCTCCCATACCGAATGAACCATTACGGGATTATGCCAGCCGCATGGCGGCAGGCATACAGGAAGGGCCGGTGACGCTGCTGGGGGTATCCTTTGGGGGTGTTATGAGCCTGGAAATAGCCAAGCTGATACCGGTAGCACAGGTCATCCTGTTGTCCAGCATTAAATATACCCGTGAAAAGCCGCCTTATTACAAATGGGTGAAAATACTGGGGCTGCACCACCTGCCGGACAGCATCCTATATAGCCGGCGGACATTAATCGTAAAACGGTTCCTGAACATAGAAACGGAGGAAGAGCTGGAGCTGGTCAACGAATACCTGCAAAAGAAAGACTACGGTTATCTGCGCTGGGCAGTAAATACAATATTACATTGGGAGAATGAAGAGGTGCCGCCAAATCTGGTGCATATCCACGGTGCAAAGGACTTTCCTTTCCCGATAAAACTGCTTACCCCTACCCATATTATTCCCGATGGTGGACATTTTATGGTACTAAACCGTGCCGAAGCCATTAATAAGATACTTCAGCAGGTGTTGCAAGATAAAGATAAGGAGGCGCCATAG
- a CDS encoding sigma-54-dependent transcriptional regulator, with product MANILIIDDEKSIRKTLSEILSYEGYKVDEAADGLEGFKMFKEKNYDAVLCDIKMPKMDGLEFLEKARETNPDVPIVMVSGHGNIDTAVDAVKKGAFDYISKPPDLNRLLITLRNAMDKTTLVTETRTLRRKVNKTPEMIGASTPILKIKDTIEKVAPTDARVLITGENGVGKELVARWIHENSNRSSGPMIEVNCAAIPSELIESELFGHEKGSFTSAVKQRIGKFEQANGGTLFLDEIGDMSLSAQAKVLRALQEGKITRVGGDKEISVDVRVVAATNKDLLREVEDKNFRLDLYHRLSVILIHVPSLNERRDDIPLLVDHFLQNVCSEYGIAKKGIDKEAIKGLQDHIWSGNIRELRNVVERLVILSGKTISPEDVDDFVVPNRERKKVSS from the coding sequence ATGGCCAACATTTTAATAATTGACGATGAAAAAAGTATCCGGAAAACATTATCGGAAATACTTTCTTATGAGGGATACAAGGTAGATGAAGCCGCGGACGGGCTGGAAGGGTTTAAAATGTTTAAAGAGAAGAACTATGATGCAGTATTGTGCGATATAAAAATGCCTAAAATGGACGGGCTGGAATTCCTGGAAAAAGCCCGTGAAACCAACCCTGATGTACCTATTGTAATGGTATCGGGGCATGGTAACATAGATACGGCCGTAGATGCGGTGAAAAAAGGAGCGTTTGATTATATCTCCAAACCACCTGATTTAAACCGTTTGCTGATCACCCTGCGCAATGCGATGGATAAAACCACCCTGGTTACAGAAACCAGGACATTACGCCGTAAGGTGAATAAAACTCCTGAAATGATCGGGGCTTCCACCCCTATTCTGAAGATAAAAGATACCATTGAAAAGGTAGCACCTACAGATGCCCGTGTATTGATTACCGGTGAAAACGGGGTAGGTAAAGAGCTGGTAGCGCGCTGGATTCATGAAAACAGTAACCGCTCAAGCGGGCCGATGATAGAAGTTAACTGTGCGGCTATCCCCAGCGAACTGATAGAAAGTGAGTTGTTTGGACATGAAAAAGGCTCGTTTACCTCCGCAGTAAAACAACGTATTGGCAAGTTTGAGCAGGCAAACGGAGGAACACTTTTCCTGGATGAAATAGGAGATATGAGTCTTAGTGCCCAGGCCAAAGTATTGCGGGCATTGCAAGAAGGAAAAATTACCCGTGTAGGTGGCGATAAAGAAATAAGTGTAGACGTAAGGGTAGTAGCCGCTACCAATAAAGACCTGCTCCGGGAAGTAGAAGATAAGAATTTCCGTTTGGACTTATACCATCGTTTAAGCGTTATATTAATTCATGTCCCTTCGCTCAATGAGCGAAGGGATGATATTCCCCTGCTGGTAGATCATTTCCTGCAAAACGTTTGCAGCGAATATGGCATCGCCAAAAAAGGAATTGATAAGGAAGCCATCAAAGGATTGCAGGACCATATCTGGTCAGGTAATATCCGGGAATTGCGTAACGTGGTAGAAAGGCTGGTGATCCTGTCGGGGAAAACCATCAGTCCGGAAGATGTGGATGACTTTGTGGTACCTAACCGGGAGAGAAAGAAAGTAAGTTCTTAA
- a CDS encoding DUF4846 domain-containing protein → MHHLLLPLLSYPLLLSSGLQCQPAHTQKAGTVTATVATQAVIPDKVSQLSPPAGYTRLAASPGSFAAWLRNITLKKDPTVYLYNKQPKPNQTAQYAVLDIPVGDKDLQQCADAVIRLRATYLYQQGQTAEIAFSATDGTRIDYPSWQEGYRFKLLNNKLIKVKNGIAGNSSASFDLYLQTVFAYAGTLSLSRELKPVAHIHNIEPGNVFIKGGSPGHAVIVMDVATNAAGQKMFLLAQSYMPAQDIHILQNPVDKTFSPWYPEDFGQTLLTPEWRFEKGELMSW, encoded by the coding sequence ATGCATCACCTGCTTTTACCACTGCTAAGTTATCCGCTGTTATTGTCTTCCGGCCTGCAATGCCAGCCTGCCCATACTCAAAAAGCGGGCACCGTTACTGCCACTGTTGCCACTCAGGCCGTTATTCCCGACAAGGTAAGCCAATTATCTCCTCCGGCAGGGTATACCCGCCTGGCCGCTTCTCCCGGTTCTTTTGCCGCCTGGCTAAGGAATATAACGCTTAAAAAGGATCCAACGGTATATCTCTACAATAAGCAACCCAAGCCCAATCAAACTGCCCAATATGCTGTGCTGGACATTCCTGTGGGCGACAAAGACCTGCAACAATGCGCTGATGCCGTTATCCGGCTAAGGGCTACATACCTGTACCAGCAAGGCCAGACGGCTGAAATTGCTTTCTCGGCTACAGATGGTACCCGGATAGATTACCCCAGTTGGCAGGAAGGTTATCGGTTTAAACTCCTAAACAACAAGCTGATAAAGGTAAAAAACGGTATTGCCGGGAATTCCAGTGCCAGCTTTGACCTGTACCTGCAAACAGTGTTTGCTTATGCCGGCACGTTATCCCTCAGCAGAGAGCTAAAGCCTGTCGCCCATATCCATAATATCGAGCCTGGCAACGTCTTCATAAAAGGCGGCTCCCCCGGCCACGCCGTGATCGTAATGGATGTGGCCACCAATGCAGCTGGCCAAAAAATGTTCCTCCTGGCGCAAAGTTATATGCCCGCACAGGATATCCATATTTTACAAAATCCGGTAGATAAGACCTTCTCCCCCTGGTATCCCGAAGATTTCGGACAAACGCTGCTTACACCGGAATGGCGCTTTGAGAAAGGGGAATTGATGAGTTGGTGA
- a CDS encoding serine O-acetyltransferase — protein sequence MKKLLEDLKRRHQLAAANAFPSTEAVNDFASNLINWLFPEHTGRVIADPILLEQYAHQLQGQLAQLLQSMQQHLPAEAIPLSEQFMAQVPAIYDNLNKDAEAIFQGDPAATCLYEIIRAYPGFYAIAFYRIAHALQELNIPLLPRLITEQAHARTGIDIHPGAVIAPYFCIDHGSGIVIGETTVIGAHVKLYQGVTLGALSIDKSMARSKRHPTIEEHVVIYAGATILGGDTIVGHHSVIGGNVWLIKSTAPFSRIYYKADGSMNVIENSY from the coding sequence ATGAAAAAATTACTTGAAGACTTAAAGCGGAGACACCAGTTAGCTGCAGCAAATGCTTTTCCCTCTACAGAAGCGGTAAATGATTTTGCCAGCAATCTTATTAATTGGTTATTTCCAGAACATACGGGTAGAGTAATTGCTGACCCTATTTTATTGGAGCAGTACGCCCATCAGTTGCAGGGACAGCTGGCACAGCTGCTGCAATCCATGCAACAGCACCTGCCTGCGGAGGCGATTCCGCTGAGCGAACAGTTTATGGCGCAGGTGCCTGCCATTTATGACAATCTGAATAAAGATGCGGAAGCTATTTTCCAGGGCGATCCTGCGGCTACCTGTCTTTATGAGATCATACGTGCCTACCCGGGCTTTTATGCCATTGCTTTCTATCGCATCGCACATGCGCTGCAGGAGCTGAACATACCCCTCCTCCCCCGGCTGATCACCGAGCAGGCGCATGCCCGCACCGGTATTGATATTCATCCGGGTGCGGTGATTGCGCCATACTTCTGCATAGACCATGGCAGCGGTATTGTGATCGGCGAAACCACCGTCATCGGTGCGCATGTGAAGCTATACCAGGGTGTTACCCTCGGGGCATTGAGTATTGATAAAAGTATGGCCCGGAGCAAGCGCCACCCTACTATTGAAGAGCATGTAGTGATTTATGCGGGTGCTACTATCCTGGGCGGAGATACCATTGTAGGGCATCATAGCGTAATTGGCGGCAATGTGTGGCTGATTAAAAGTACCGCTCCCTTCTCCCGGATTTATTACAAAGCCGATGGGAGCATGAACGTTATTGAAAATTCATATTAG